The DNA window CATTGACTCCCGCCGCGCTTAGCCTGCTCGATCATTTGACTTCGAGCAGCGCCTGCTGAGCGGCGTGAAGCGCTCCATGTCAGCCCATAGCTTCCAGGCTGATCGCCCGCCGAACGGCGGGGCGCGCCAGCACCTTGGTCATCAGCCGCGCCCAATTGGGCCAACCCGCCTCCATGTCGAGGCCGATGCGACGGCCCCAGAGCCAGAACACGCTAAGATAGGCGTCGACGACAGTATAGCGGGCAGGGACGGCCCAGTCGCGGCCATCGGACAGGATGCGGTCGATATGGTCATAGGCGGCGCGGATGTTCTCCAACCCCTTGCCCTTGACCGCCTCATGCAGCGTGGGGTCGGGCACGAAGCGGTGCGGACGCCAGAGTTGGCTGTAGCCAACGCCGTGGAGATCGACGGAGATCCAGCTCAGCCATTCCAGGCATCGCGCCTCGGCGGCAGCATCGGCAGGCACGAGTTTCGCCTCGGGATAGCTGCCAGCCAGAAACAGCAGGATGGCGACGGATTCGGTCAGCAGGTCGGGCGCGCCGCCGGAGCCACCGGAAACGCCAGTGAGCGCCGGCACCCGGCCCCTGGGGTTGAGCGCCAGATAGTCCGCCGTCGACGTCCCCTCGCCATTTTTGGCGGAGCGGATCTCTGTCTCATAGGGCTGGCCGATTTCTTCCAGAACGATGCGGACGGCGAGCGAACAGGCTCCGGGCGAATAGTAGAGACGATGCATTTGACCCTCCAGTTCAGCGGGCAATGGCATGGTCAGGCCAGCGATTGCGGCCGTCGCGCAGCCACATCAGGGTATCGAGCCAGAATCCAGCGGCATGGCTGTCGTGGAACAGGCCGAAATGCCCAATCTCTTCGCGACCGTAATCCGATGGCTGAAGCAGCACCGACGTCCGCTCGGCGCCGGTGTAATATTCAAGCGTTCGGCGGATCGCGGCCGGTGTGCCAAGCTCGTCATCGCAAACGCTGACAGCCAGCACCTGGGCGGACACGGTCGCCATGCGCTCCAGCACACTTTGCCGCTCGTCGGGCGGGTAGCTACGCTCGAACCGTGACCCGCGAAAGCTCCATTCATGCGCTACGCCAGCCGGCAGGTCTTCAAGCCAGTTCAGCCTGCGACCAGGGAAATAGCCGAAAGCGTATGTCAGCGCAGGCATCGCCACATGCCATTTGAGGAAGAGAGGGAGTCGGCGACGGGCGGCATAGTCGCCCCACCAGGCATATTGCGCCCCGACAGTCAGGATGCGCGCTATGCGCCCGGCGCTGTCAGCAAGTCCCGGCAGAAAGCCGCCTATACTGTGGCCCACCACAAGCAGCTGGTCGCTTCGGCCGTGCTGTCCGATAAATCTGATAGCGCCCTCGAAATCCCGCTCGCCCCAGTCGCGCCAGCGATAGCCACAGCCTCTCAGACGCTCGGGTCGCGACAAGCCGATGCCACGATAGTCGTAAGTGAGCACGTCGAACCCGTGCCGGGAAAGGAACCGGGCATAACTATGGTAATAGCGGGCGAGGACGCCGGTGGCCGGATTCACGATCACCGTTCCGATGGGATGGGCCTTGTTCGCGCGCCAGAGATGGCCGCCGAGACGCACCCCGTCAGGGCAGGAAAGTTCAACCGTTTGCCCGTCAATAGTCGTGGAGTGCGAAGTCAAGCTGCTCATGACGGATATGATATGCGGAGCGATCGCTTGAGTATATTCACTGGTCGGTATACATTGCGGTATGACCAGAACCGATGTGCCCACACGCGATCGAATTATCGAGGCGGCCGGCAAGCTCTTTCACGCCGAGGGAATCCGCGCCGTCAGCGTCGATGCCGTCGCTGAGAAGGCGGGCCTGACCAAGCGGACGCTCTATTACCATTTCCGTAGCAAGGACGATCTGATCGCGGCGTATCTGGAAACGCGAGACCAGCCGAACCTTGCGCTGTTCCAGCGCTGGTTCACTGAAACGGTGGGCAGCACGGCCGACAAGGTGCAAGGCATCTTTTGCAATCTTGCGGCTTCCGCACGGCATCCGAAATGGAAGGGCTGTGGGTTCCTGCGGACATCGGTTGAGCTGATCCACCTGCCGGGGCACCCTGCGATCCTTGCAGGACGCACGCACAAGAAGCGCGTAGAGGACTGGCTGTGCTCGCTGTTTGCAGATGTGCGCCCACCAGACGAGGCCCGGCGTCTTGCGCGCCAGATCATCCTTCTGCTCGACGGGGCATTTGCCGTCGTGCTGCTTCATCGAGACCCGAGTTATATGGAGAGTGCTGGTGAGGCAGCGGCGCAGTTGGTCCGAGGTTAGTGCACAACCTCACACCATTCCAGGATCTGGAGCGTATAGTGCGATACGGCCCGATCGAACGCGGAAGTGATGGCTGACTGGCTGCTGGCGGATGCGCGCTCATCGACCGTGAAGCGGCGGCTTGCGATCGGTTGAAGACTGGCGGAATCGACAAGGGTGGCTGAGCCGCTCACTCTTATCGTCGGAGCGTCGGATTTTTGGGCGTTTCCGCGATAATCCGCTTCGAAACGATCTATCGTCAGGTGCAGGAGCGGGGCGCCGTTGCCCCGGGCGGCAGCGGGCAGGAGGCGAACAGAAGAGGTCGCCTGTTCGAAACGGCGCATCACCGCCTGGGTGAACAGGTCCGGTGCTGGCGCAACCCAGCGCGCATCCTTGATATAGAGGACGGTGTCGCCATGAGCCGTCAATATGCGGTCACCGTCGATCTCGGGAGCGAACCGGACGCGCCCCAGCGTTACAGGCTTTTTATCCCGCTCTATTATGGGGGCCTCATGCGCCGGGTCTTCGACGATGCCGAAGCGATAGAGGTTATCGGGCGGTCCGCTTTTCAGAACGGAGACACAACCGGCCAGCGGCAGGACAGCGGTCATGATCGCGATCCTGGCTCCACGCGTAAAACACATCATCGGGGTAGCTCCAGTTCCTGTCCACTGTCCTTGGTGAGCGCACGGCGCGGATTCTGGCGTATTTCGCGCAAGAACCCATCGAGCGATTCGGATGTCTCCTGCAGGCTATGCATCGCGGCATTGACGGCGGGGAGGGTGGTCGTTCCGATTGTCTCGCTTTGCCGGTTGATATGGGCGAGGGTGCCGCGCGCTTCGCCGATTGCGGCCTTGAGCTCGGTCGCCGCCTCCGACATCTCCGCGAGTGTCCGGCGTCCGTCTCCCTCGCCCATTTCCCGAATGAGCGCCGCTGACGCTTCGATATCGGTGGCAGCGGAATCGAGTTTTGCCAGCATGGACCCGGCATGATCGAACATGGCGCGATTCTCGGCGAGCTCGCCCATGGTGAGACGTACATCCTTTATCGTCGCGCTCAGATCGGC is part of the Sphingobium amiense genome and encodes:
- a CDS encoding glutathione S-transferase family protein, with protein sequence MHRLYYSPGACSLAVRIVLEEIGQPYETEIRSAKNGEGTSTADYLALNPRGRVPALTGVSGGSGGAPDLLTESVAILLFLAGSYPEAKLVPADAAAEARCLEWLSWISVDLHGVGYSQLWRPHRFVPDPTLHEAVKGKGLENIRAAYDHIDRILSDGRDWAVPARYTVVDAYLSVFWLWGRRIGLDMEAGWPNWARLMTKVLARPAVRRAISLEAMG
- a CDS encoding alpha/beta hydrolase family protein → MSSLTSHSTTIDGQTVELSCPDGVRLGGHLWRANKAHPIGTVIVNPATGVLARYYHSYARFLSRHGFDVLTYDYRGIGLSRPERLRGCGYRWRDWGERDFEGAIRFIGQHGRSDQLLVVGHSIGGFLPGLADSAGRIARILTVGAQYAWWGDYAARRRLPLFLKWHVAMPALTYAFGYFPGRRLNWLEDLPAGVAHEWSFRGSRFERSYPPDERQSVLERMATVSAQVLAVSVCDDELGTPAAIRRTLEYYTGAERTSVLLQPSDYGREEIGHFGLFHDSHAAGFWLDTLMWLRDGRNRWPDHAIAR
- a CDS encoding TetR/AcrR family transcriptional regulator, giving the protein MTRTDVPTRDRIIEAAGKLFHAEGIRAVSVDAVAEKAGLTKRTLYYHFRSKDDLIAAYLETRDQPNLALFQRWFTETVGSTADKVQGIFCNLAASARHPKWKGCGFLRTSVELIHLPGHPAILAGRTHKKRVEDWLCSLFADVRPPDEARRLARQIILLLDGAFAVVLLHRDPSYMESAGEAAAQLVRG
- a CDS encoding ABC-type transport auxiliary lipoprotein family protein gives rise to the protein MTAVLPLAGCVSVLKSGPPDNLYRFGIVEDPAHEAPIIERDKKPVTLGRVRFAPEIDGDRILTAHGDTVLYIKDARWVAPAPDLFTQAVMRRFEQATSSVRLLPAAARGNGAPLLHLTIDRFEADYRGNAQKSDAPTIRVSGSATLVDSASLQPIASRRFTVDERASASSQSAITSAFDRAVSHYTLQILEWCEVVH